AAGGGTAGGCCCGTCCGCTTGGGGTAAGACGAGCCACACTCGATATTCTTAAACTAGAGGGCAGCTTGCATCGCTGGCCCAGCGGCTGCGAACGTCTGACGACCTCTCTTTACGGCGTAAGAACCTGCATCGGCTCGCTCCAGAAGCTCCTCAAGCCGGCAGGAGCCCCCATCACCTAGAACGCTTCCGATACTCACGCCGATAACGATCGAGACACCGTCGATCTCGTACGGCCGTTCAAGCGTCCTCGTTATGCGTCGCCGCACAAGCTCGACCTCGCCTGGATGCGTGATGGCGGTCTGCAGCAGAGCAAATTCATCGCCGCCGAGCCTGCAGGCGATGCCCGAACCCCCTGCTATGTCCGACAAGCGCCGCGCAACCAACTGCAGAAGGCGGTCTCCAACCAGATGACCATATTGATCATTGACGGGCTTGAAACGATCAAGGTCAAGATAATGCATTGCGAAAGTCCGGGAATCCGAAGCGGTCTCAACCCGACTATAAGCTTCAGCCAACCCCAGTCGATTAGCCAGGCCGGTGAGAGGATCGTGACGGGCCAACGAGCTGAGCAAATCTCGCATGCCGATGTTGTCGGTTGTCCAGCGATACCGAGCGCGAATACTACCAATCCCGCCGATCAGAAGTGCAACGAGAATTAGGCTTAGGGTCAGGTGAGATGGATCTGCGATCATAGCGGACGCTGAGGCAAACGGGATCACCGCGACCAAGAGTGCCAACAGGCTGATGCGGGGGCGGAGTGAAACACCTGCCGCCACTCCGGCGGCATAGCCTACCACCAAAGCTGCAAGCAGGACTTGCATCGCGAGATCGCAAATTAGCATCGCCCGAGCCGCAAATAACCCAAGCAAAGCGGCGAAGGCGATATACGTACTTCCGAAAAGTTTTTCGAATTTTGCGGCGCTCTCCAATGTCCATGGGCGACTCTTCAGTCGGATGCGTTGCAAGGCTAGAACTAGTATTCGCGCGACTGACGCCACCGCGCCCGCGAGCGCGAACCCCGTCAAATAGTGGTCCGAGTGCGGATTTGTCGCGGCGCTTGCGACCAAAACAAATAAAAAGCTCATAATGCTTGTGGGGACGAGATTCGCAAGCAAGCTATCGATAAGCTCGAGATATGTGCTGTCCGAAACTCGATGCTCAATGGGGTCCGCCTCGATCATTCGCGGAGACTGCCGAAACTTATTTCAAACTTACTTCAGATTGCATCCAATGTGGTTGTATCAATCGCAAAGTGCCGCGCGACGTCCCAATCGGATCGGATAGGCTCGGAATGACTCACGACCATGAGAGGTCAGCAAGTCGATGTGCTATCTACACACGCAAGAGCGCTGAGATTAGCAACCACGAAGAGGTAAACTCGCTGCAAGCTAAACGCGAGGTTTGTTCGGCCTACATTCGCTGCCAATCACATCTCGGCTGGGAGGAGATCGCTTAAAAATATGACGGTGCCGGGTGGTCTGGAAGCAACCTCGAGCGTCCAGCTCTCCAGAGCCTTATCGCGGACATTGAACGCCGAAAAGTTCAGACCGTTGCCTTCTATAAAATCGATCGCTTGACGCGGTCTGTAGTCATGGATTTCTCTTCGGGGTCTTCATCCGGAGGTTTAGCGGAACGCGGTCAACGGGTGCGTTTGAAAATTTGGGCGGAGCCAACGCGCGAGACCTGTATCCGCCTCTTATTGGCGGAAGGCGTAACTGTTTCGGCCGAAGTTTAGCCCTGTTCCGGCGACTAATTCCCCTGTTAGGGCAAATAACAGGCAACGCGCGTTCCGCGGCTTTAAAGTGTCAGAAATCGGCAGATCATTGCGTTTGAAAATGCCTGCGATAGGGGGGAAGTGCCCGATCTTGGTACCAAAAATGAGCTGTTTTCGTCTTATTGCATCAAGAGCAGGGAAGAACAGGGTAGAGCACCGTTAGCTCAGCACTGGCCGCGTCACCATCCTGTAGCCGGCGCTCAACTTCCCGCCAGCTCGCGCATTGCCGCCTCGATCGTCCGCCGGTCGGCCTCGCTCGGCACCCAGTCCGAGGCCAGCACGCCGCCCGGCCCGAGCACCGCCGCGACGATTCCGTCGCGGCCCGCCTCGGCCCAGCAGGCCGCCAGCCGTTCCGCCATGGGATCGTTGACCGGCGCCCCGTCGCCACGGACGTGAAGCAGGAAAGCGGCCAGCGCGCGCAGCGTCGCCGGGCTCGCCCGCCCCTGCCCCGCATTGACGGCCAGCGGCTCGAGCCAGCGCTGGGGGATTTTCTGCGAGCCGTCGGTGGCGATCTGCGCGAGGCTGTGCGGCAGTGCGTGGTTGCCGAACCGGGCGAGCAGCGCGTCGGCATAGGCGCCCAGATCCTGCCCCGGCGCCGGGGTCAGGCTGGTGGCCGCTTCCTGCCGCATTAACCTTTCGACCACCGGCGCAATCGCCGGGTCGGCGATCGCCTGGTGGACGAAGCGATGCCCGGCCAGCAGCCCGAGATAAGCGAGCGCCGAATGCGCCCCGTTGAGCATCCGCAATTTCGCCGCCTCGAACGGCGCGACGTCGGCGACCAGCTCGGCGCCGACCTTTTCCCACCCCGGCCGCGGCCCGGCAAACCTGTCCTCGATCACCCACTGGCGGAACGGC
The Sphingomonas ginsengisoli An et al. 2013 genome window above contains:
- a CDS encoding GGDEF domain-containing protein, with amino-acid sequence MIEADPIEHRVSDSTYLELIDSLLANLVPTSIMSFLFVLVASAATNPHSDHYLTGFALAGAVASVARILVLALQRIRLKSRPWTLESAAKFEKLFGSTYIAFAALLGLFAARAMLICDLAMQVLLAALVVGYAAGVAAGVSLRPRISLLALLVAVIPFASASAMIADPSHLTLSLILVALLIGGIGSIRARYRWTTDNIGMRDLLSSLARHDPLTGLANRLGLAEAYSRVETASDSRTFAMHYLDLDRFKPVNDQYGHLVGDRLLQLVARRLSDIAGGSGIACRLGGDEFALLQTAITHPGEVELVRRRITRTLERPYEIDGVSIVIGVSIGSVLGDGGSCRLEELLERADAGSYAVKRGRQTFAAAGPAMQAAL